AAGCGGCACAGTAGGGTTCGTAGGAAATGGAAGGTGATGCATCGTCCAACAGCTTGTGAGGGCTGTTTGTAGGGTTTAGGGGTCTCGTTTTGAGATCTTTAGGGCCTTTTAGAGGTCtataaggtgtggtaaaaatttggaagaaagtttgttaagtttcggttcgtttcgggttaaaaccgggactccggtccaagttttaaaacgaaacGATTAAGTTTTGGAACatgctcgagtttacgtctgagaaataattttaatatgttttcggatgttttaaggagtttggtaagcttcgggtcgaattttagaggtctaggggtaaaaccGTCATTTtaggtttccaggggcaaaatgacCACATTGCCcctggggtgagattttggtcctgacagcgccctgagcacaaatttatcatgtttttaaatgtttatgtatcatgatcatgatttttatgaaattacgatatatatgttgcatgcttgatttcaagaaaaatttacgcatgtgcatgattttgataagtgatgaaaatgatgatgttttgaaggatgagaattagttgtggctatcgaagtatatgtaaatgcttaagacgtatatgtaaatgatgatgatgaggcctaggcacagtggatgggtaatattgtcactgatgtccgacagccacCGGGTACCGtagttctatgtatgatggatccatcgtaaatgatgaatgatgtacGATAATCACaattaatgaactgaattcaataaaagaacgATGAATGATGAACGATGATTAATGATGAGCTGTTTGTCACATAAGGATTTCATATGAAATGTCAACATTAcgtttttaaagttcatgaaaagtATGTTGaatatgctatttttcactgatgtgtgctatgtatatgtacttgttattcctgaTACAGGTGTatcgagtctttagactcactatgcttttgtgatgcaggtgagctcgATATTGagtggactggaggtgccgaacctAGAATAGACAGACCTGGTGGGGCGACACGactcgaggacctcatgttATTCCGCACACTTATGGTTTTATGTTATTGAgaggatataaatatttttatacactGATTTATTCCACTGTTggatattatgatttttacttGTTTATATTCCGTTATATCTTTAGTGACAAAtacttatgattatttttaaatgatattttaagtaagactgtatgcatgcaaaatattcagatgcttatttttaaaatgtgagctttgtaagaaaaaaaaattcccgCATTTTTAAATCAGTAGAcgtttcaatatatatatgaagCTATAAACCATAAccatacatatatacatttgAAAATGAATTAATAACTGAAGTTGTGCTGGTTTTATTAATGAAATTAACTTTGTTTCATTTTCAATCTCGAACAATTAAGGCGtacattttcaagattttttggAGATCTTCTCACAAGTCAGAAAGTATGCATACTAATTGTATGGCTAAAGATCATCATTtccacaaatatttttgataaacAAACATACTCAATTTTCTATCTAGGTatcaatttcatatttttcatatgGAAAAGGTCTTCTCACAAGTCAGAAAGTATGCATACTAATTGTATGGCTAAAGATCAtcatttccaaaaatatttttgataaacAAACATGCTCAATTTTCGATCTAGGTATCAGTTTCATTATTTTCATATCAAACACTAAAACGTCTAATCTGATTTCAAAAAAACGTTCTTGTGTATCGGTTGAGACTCAATTCTAACATACTTTCTGTCCGTAAACAAAAATTTTCTTTCACCTGACTAAAAAATATTTCGAATTAGGTTAAGATTTAGATATTTGTTAGCATTTAAAGTAGTAATAttagtaatttttatttttttaggatAGTAGGATTAGACATTAGtattagtaaatatattttgctTTGAAGGGCTAAAAGGAAAAGGATGTGGACATTGTGTTGACCATAAATCCCAAAAGTATAAGTCAAAATAGAGTACCGACCTTTTCTAATCTCAGTTTCCATGTGCATCGATGTCTTGTTCATTCCACCCTTTTTGACTTTTCAATTAagtcaaaaatttgtgtgagacgatctcacgggtcgtatttgtgagacggatctcttatttgggtactttttatactaagagtattacttttattgtgaatatgtgtAGGGCTGACCCGTCACCTACTCTTCAACTAAATTGTACATCGTAAACCAACAGCATGTTGCCAACACACACGATATTTACCCAGCTGgactatatttttatattttaatttaataattatttattgatttatttcgCACCTCTTACCCACGCCTCCGTTTTGCTCTCCCATACGCACCAATCGACACGCTTCTGTGATGGAACAACTTGGCGGCGGCGGCGCGGGAGGTCGCGATATCATTGGCAACCGTATCATCAACCACCACCGTAGCCCTCCATCCCCGTCCGACAGGCTTTTGGGAGTGTTTCAGTCCCAGTCCTCATCAGCCGCGCCTCCTCTCGAACTGTCGGAACACGATATTTTCAGCTCTCCTTCTGGGAGCTCCTCCCCGTCGAACGTCGACCCTAGCCATATCCCCAGTCCCACCCAGAACGCCTCAAACCGCAACAAAAGTCACGGTATCTTAGCAGCTCTGAATGACAACATGGGTACGAAAAGCGGATCCGGAACTGGATCCGGCGCCCGACCCGTGTTCAACCACAAGGCGTCCACTTCTGCGTCGCTGTCCTCCTCGTCTTCCACTTCGCCCGCGGCGTCATTTTCGTCCAGGATAATGATTCCGAGAAGGCCTCCTCCTCTCCCTCAGGTGGATAGGGTGCGTCTTCTTCACCAATCGGCACCTGTTAAAGTACCTGTGATCCCTGAAGCAATGCGGAGGAGGGCGATGGAGTTAGATGAAGTCTTGTCGGAAAAGGATGAGGAGGAGGAAAATGGGGTGATATTGCCTCCGCATGAGGTGGTCGCGGCACGGAATTCTCCGATTTTGTCCTTTTCTGTGCTTGAGGGGGCTGGTAGGACATTGAAAGGGAGGGATCTCAGGCAGGTGCGCAATGCCATTTGGAGAAAGACTGGTTTCATCGATTAATTGATTCATctgttttattctttatttagcTACATTGTATTGTGTCTGATGTTCTTTAGCTGATAATGAATAGTGTGATGTTCTTTCACTGAGAATGAATAGTGTGATGTTCTTTGTATAGAAAAGTTGTATATAAACTTCATTAGACTGAAACTTACTCTGTCGTTTATTTGATGGccatttgagttttttttcctttctaatCTTGGCTTATTCTCAAGTTTCCTCTGCTTTGATATTTATTTGCATTTGCATGCTATGGGGCTCAAAATTATTGGTTGGACTCTTGATTTCTTCACTATTTttcaattgtttaattattattatttggttatcaactaaaatatttaagtcTTGAGTATATAAAGTGAACTGATGTAAGATGGAACTTTTTCTCTGAATGGAAGTCATGAATTTTAGTGAGTCCAGAGTTGTTTCTATTAGTCAAGGTTTGgttgcataaaaaaaaaaatcgatagcTGGCAGAAGAAGAATGTTGTACTTTTTCCTGTAGAATGTGAATTTGTGTAACAAGAACTTAATGCATAGGAATTTCATGCCATTTACTTGATACCCATTGCATTTTTTAGGAATATCCTAAATCATGTGATATGAGACGATTTTCTGAGTGGTTACTGGCACAATATCTACCGAACCTGTGAGAAAGAAAGCGAAGATACAAAGAACTGCATAATGTGCCTGATTCAAGCATGGGAGGAAAGCTAAAGAAATGTTCATTTCCAAGTAAT
This genomic interval from Primulina huaijiensis isolate GDHJ02 chromosome 14, ASM1229523v2, whole genome shotgun sequence contains the following:
- the LOC140956768 gene encoding uncharacterized protein isoform X1, which translates into the protein MEQLGGGGAGGRDIIGNRIINHHRSPPSPSDRLLGVFQSQSSSAAPPLELSEHDIFSSPSGSSSPSNVDPSHIPSPTQNASNRNKSHGILAALNDNMGTKSGSGTGSGARPVFNHKASTSASLSSSSSTSPAASFSSRIMIPRRPPPLPQVDRVRLLHQSAPVKVPVIPEAMRRRAMELDEVLSEKDEEEENGVILPPHEVVAARNSPILSFSVLEGAGRTLKGRDLRQEYPKSCDMRRFSEWLLAQYLPNL
- the LOC140956768 gene encoding uncharacterized protein isoform X2 is translated as MEQLGGGGAGGRDIIGNRIINHHRSPPSPSDRLLGVFQSQSSSAAPPLELSEHDIFSSPSGSSSPSNVDPSHIPSPTQNASNRNKSHGILAALNDNMGTKSGSGTGSGARPVFNHKASTSASLSSSSSTSPAASFSSRIMIPRRPPPLPQVDRVRLLHQSAPVKVPVIPEAMRRRAMELDEVLSEKDEEEENGVILPPHEVVAARNSPILSFSVLEGAGRTLKGRDLRQYTVYSFSISFN